Proteins encoded by one window of Fusobacterium perfoetens:
- a CDS encoding 2-hydroxyacid dehydrogenase yields MEKKKVLFFDIKSYDKEFFNKYGKDYNIEMKFLKGKLTEETAPLTKGYEIVCAFANDTIDKKVIDIMAENGVKLLAMRCAGYNNISFKDIKGRFQVVRVPAYSPYSIAEYTMGMILSLSRKIHKAYVRTREGNFSINGLMGYDLHEKTVGIIGAGKIAQILIKILKGFGTKVIAYDPYPNYEKAKELGFEFVDLDTLYRESDIISLNCPLTKETQYMINRESMAKMKDGVMIVNTGRGLLIDSVDLVEALKDKKIGAAALDVYEEEANYFFEDKSDEVIEDDILGRLLSFHNVLITSHQAYFTKEAIEAITITTLNNIRDFIEGKPLVNEVKYICDKNDENCRVVG; encoded by the coding sequence ATGGAAAAGAAAAAAGTATTATTTTTTGACATAAAATCATATGACAAAGAATTTTTTAATAAATATGGAAAAGATTATAATATAGAAATGAAATTTCTAAAAGGAAAACTTACTGAGGAGACTGCACCTCTTACAAAGGGATATGAAATTGTTTGTGCTTTTGCAAATGATACAATAGATAAAAAAGTTATTGATATTATGGCTGAAAATGGAGTTAAACTTCTTGCAATGAGATGTGCAGGATACAACAATATCTCTTTTAAAGATATCAAAGGAAGATTTCAAGTTGTAAGAGTTCCTGCCTATTCTCCTTACTCAATAGCAGAATATACTATGGGAATGATTCTTTCTCTGAGCAGAAAAATTCATAAAGCATATGTTCGTACAAGAGAAGGAAATTTTTCTATAAATGGTCTTATGGGATATGATCTGCATGAAAAAACTGTAGGTATTATAGGTGCAGGAAAAATAGCTCAAATTCTTATAAAAATATTAAAAGGTTTTGGAACAAAAGTTATTGCCTATGATCCTTACCCAAATTATGAAAAAGCAAAAGAGCTTGGCTTTGAATTTGTTGATCTTGATACTTTATACAGAGAATCAGATATTATTTCTTTAAACTGTCCTCTTACTAAAGAAACTCAATATATGATAAATAGAGAATCAATGGCAAAAATGAAAGATGGAGTTATGATTGTTAATACAGGAAGAGGACTTTTAATAGATTCAGTTGATCTTGTAGAAGCCTTAAAAGATAAAAAAATAGGAGCTGCTGCTCTTGATGTTTATGAAGAAGAAGCAAATTATTTCTTTGAAGATAAATCTGATGAGGTGATTGAAGATGATATTTTAGGAAGACTTCTTTCTTTCCATAATGTTCTTATCACTTCTCATCAGGCTTACTTTACAAAAGAAGCTATTGAAGCAATAACAATTACTACATTAAATAATATAAGAGATTTTATTGAAGGAAAACCTCTTGTAAATGAAGTTAAATATATATGCGATAAAAATGATGAAAACTGCCGTGTAGTAGGATAA
- a CDS encoding DUF368 domain-containing protein, with translation MFKNILKGVGIGVANIIPGVSGGTLAVVFGIYDYLMEAVACFLTASREKKKEYAKFLIQIGIGAGAGILIFARVIEYLFAHYPVQTKIAFVILILPSIPLIVKGENYRDKKNIISFILGFISIMLFTYAAIKVSGGPQEFENVRTVFSFSYYIKLAFCGFIAIGAMIIPGISGSFLLLILGEYQNILSYINNFQIVPMMYLAVGMGMGALGFTKVINYCLKNYRSLTLFFILGIIIASLIQLLLNL, from the coding sequence ATGTTTAAAAATATACTTAAAGGTGTAGGAATAGGAGTTGCCAATATTATTCCAGGTGTCTCAGGAGGAACTTTGGCAGTTGTTTTTGGAATATATGATTATCTTATGGAAGCAGTTGCTTGTTTTTTAACAGCATCAAGAGAGAAAAAGAAAGAATATGCAAAATTTCTTATTCAGATAGGTATAGGAGCAGGAGCAGGAATATTAATTTTTGCAAGAGTAATAGAATATCTTTTTGCTCATTATCCTGTGCAGACAAAAATAGCTTTTGTTATTCTTATTCTTCCTTCAATTCCACTTATAGTGAAGGGGGAAAATTACAGAGATAAAAAGAATATTATTTCTTTTATTTTAGGTTTTATATCTATAATGCTTTTTACTTATGCAGCAATTAAAGTTTCAGGAGGGCCTCAGGAATTTGAAAATGTGAGAACAGTTTTTTCTTTTTCTTATTATATAAAATTGGCTTTTTGTGGATTTATAGCTATAGGAGCTATGATTATTCCTGGAATTTCTGGTTCATTTCTTCTTTTAATATTAGGAGAATATCAAAATATTCTTTCATATATTAATAATTTTCAGATAGTTCCTATGATGTATCTTGCTGTTGGAATGGGAATGGGTGCACTTGGATTTACAAAAGTTATAAATTACTGTTTGAAAAATTACAGAAGTCTTACTCTTTTCTTTATACTTGGAATAATAATTGCATCACTTATACAGCTTTTATTAAATTTATAA
- the rpsT gene encoding 30S ribosomal protein S20, with translation MANSKSAKKRVLINERNRVRNQAVKTRVKTMTKKVLAAVETADVEAAKAALTVAYKEFDKAVTKGVLKKNTASRKKARLAAKVNAL, from the coding sequence TTGGCAAACTCAAAATCAGCTAAAAAGAGAGTATTAATCAACGAGAGAAACAGAGTGAGAAATCAAGCAGTAAAAACTAGAGTTAAAACTATGACTAAAAAAGTTTTAGCAGCTGTTGAAACTGCTGATGTTGAAGCAGCTAAGGCAGCTTTAACTGTAGCTTACAAAGAATTTGACAAAGCAGTTACTAAAGGTGTATTAAAGAAAAATACAGCTTCTAGAAAAAAAGCTAGATTAGCAGCTAAAGTTAACGCTTTATAA
- a CDS encoding helicase C-terminal domain-containing protein has product MNIEEKISLEAREKMAFEIEESGGNEVFFRGILDENKIVADVEVLAKGNRYSVPAILKRMKKNEIIIHNHPSGYLYPSDADVEIASIFADRMDGGSYIIDNSAENVYVITEAYFDENKKIDIKPYFERNGLLSQCFKEFEYRDEQLHMAEHIEKGLNDEKKVVVEAGTGTGKTLAYLIPSIQWAVENGKKVIISTNTINLQEQLLNKDIPIVKKIMQKDFKYLLVKGRGNFLCNRKHANLLSMKPADLEEFSQDQKKQFEALINWGKETRIGDKSELYFEVDYTVWEYFQSETDICAGSRCPYKSECFFLKSREEKKKADILIANHHIFFSDLAIRKEIGFNTDYSILPEYGLVVFDEAHNIQKVARDYFSYEVSKYGFTKAMNQIHNVSNNKKHKGQLEILLQYLKKRNYEDKEVVEKLLENDVRINHNNLFKAGRDYFDRLIEIFSKGQVGSISFRIKKDEIMASSFYSMLNDVKENFILEFNTYLRTARKIITSLKDTEDNDGIINDFSKYIERLETFFENFKFINNLDDEEFIYWVEVNNKKSNSKLVATPLNIDGELSENLYSNLKQLIFTSATIAVENNFDYFKKSIGLEEETYDKIIASPFDYDRQMKVYIPSGLPDPNDRNFLDEIEPLLKKMILKTKGRTFVLFTSYKSLNYMYYMLREELEENGINFFIQGMYPRTKLVEMFKNSDSPVLFGTDSFWEGVDVKGEKLVSVIIVKLPFKVPSDPVTEAIIETYELQGKNPFIEYQIPESVIKFKQGIGRLIRSKEDRGIITILDNRIVTKRYGKYFLDSIPTKNIQRIDQSEITG; this is encoded by the coding sequence ATGAATATAGAAGAAAAAATATCTCTTGAAGCCAGAGAAAAAATGGCCTTTGAGATTGAAGAGTCTGGTGGAAACGAAGTATTCTTTCGTGGAATCCTTGATGAAAATAAAATAGTAGCAGATGTTGAAGTCCTTGCTAAAGGAAACAGATACAGTGTTCCTGCTATTTTAAAAAGAATGAAAAAAAATGAAATTATTATACATAATCATCCTTCAGGATATCTTTATCCTTCTGATGCAGATGTAGAAATAGCATCAATTTTCGCAGACAGAATGGACGGAGGGTCATATATTATAGATAATAGTGCTGAAAATGTTTATGTTATTACAGAAGCATATTTTGATGAAAATAAAAAAATAGATATAAAACCTTATTTTGAAAGAAATGGACTTCTCTCTCAGTGCTTTAAGGAATTTGAATATAGAGATGAACAGCTTCATATGGCTGAGCATATTGAAAAAGGTCTTAACGATGAAAAAAAAGTTGTTGTGGAAGCAGGAACAGGAACAGGAAAAACTCTTGCATACCTTATTCCAAGTATTCAATGGGCTGTTGAAAATGGAAAAAAGGTTATTATATCAACAAATACAATAAATTTACAGGAGCAGCTTTTAAATAAAGACATTCCTATTGTAAAAAAAATAATGCAGAAAGATTTTAAATATCTTTTAGTTAAAGGAAGAGGGAATTTTTTATGTAACAGAAAACATGCTAATCTTCTTTCAATGAAACCTGCAGATTTAGAAGAATTTTCACAAGATCAGAAAAAGCAGTTTGAGGCACTTATAAACTGGGGAAAAGAAACAAGAATAGGGGATAAATCTGAACTTTATTTTGAAGTTGATTATACAGTTTGGGAATATTTCCAAAGTGAGACAGATATATGTGCAGGTTCAAGATGCCCTTATAAAAGCGAATGTTTCTTTTTAAAATCAAGAGAAGAAAAGAAAAAAGCAGATATTTTAATTGCTAATCATCATATTTTTTTCTCGGATCTTGCAATAAGAAAAGAGATAGGATTTAATACAGATTATTCTATTCTTCCTGAATATGGATTAGTTGTTTTTGATGAAGCCCATAATATTCAGAAAGTAGCAAGAGACTATTTTTCTTATGAAGTTTCAAAATATGGTTTTACAAAAGCGATGAATCAGATTCATAATGTTTCTAATAATAAGAAACATAAAGGACAGCTTGAAATACTTCTTCAATATTTGAAAAAAAGAAATTATGAAGATAAGGAAGTTGTAGAAAAATTATTGGAAAATGATGTAAGAATAAATCATAATAATCTTTTTAAAGCAGGACGGGATTATTTTGACAGACTTATTGAGATTTTTTCAAAAGGACAGGTTGGAAGCATAAGTTTCAGAATAAAAAAAGATGAAATTATGGCTTCATCTTTTTACAGTATGCTTAATGATGTAAAAGAAAATTTCATACTGGAATTTAATACCTATCTTCGTACTGCAAGAAAAATTATAACATCTTTGAAAGATACTGAAGATAATGATGGAATTATTAATGATTTTAGTAAATATATAGAAAGACTTGAAACATTTTTTGAAAATTTCAAATTTATAAATAATCTTGATGATGAAGAATTTATTTATTGGGTTGAAGTAAATAATAAAAAGAGTAACTCAAAACTTGTTGCCACTCCTTTAAATATAGATGGAGAATTAAGTGAAAATCTTTATTCAAATTTAAAGCAGCTTATATTTACATCAGCTACCATAGCAGTTGAAAATAATTTTGACTATTTTAAAAAATCAATCGGACTTGAAGAGGAAACATATGATAAGATAATTGCCTCTCCTTTTGATTATGACAGACAAATGAAAGTTTATATTCCGAGTGGACTTCCAGATCCAAATGATAGAAACTTTTTAGATGAGATTGAACCTCTTTTAAAAAAGATGATTTTAAAAACAAAGGGAAGAACTTTTGTTCTTTTTACATCTTATAAATCTTTAAATTATATGTATTATATGTTAAGGGAAGAACTTGAAGAAAATGGGATTAATTTTTTTATTCAGGGAATGTATCCAAGAACAAAGTTAGTAGAAATGTTTAAGAACAGCGATTCTCCTGTATTATTTGGAACAGACTCTTTCTGGGAGGGAGTAGATGTAAAAGGAGAAAAACTTGTTTCTGTTATAATAGTAAAACTTCCTTTTAAAGTTCCAAGTGATCCTGTTACAGAAGCTATAATTGAGACATATGAGCTTCAGGGAAAAAATCCTTTTATAGAATATCAGATTCCAGAATCTGTTATTAAATTTAAACAAGGAATAGGGCGTCTTATAAGAAGTAAAGAAGACAGAGGAATTATAACAATTCTAGATAATAGAATAGTGACAAAAAGATATGGGAAATATTTCCTTGATAGTATTCCTACAAAGAATATTCAAAGGATAGATCAGAGTGAAATTACAGGCTAA
- a CDS encoding HD family phosphohydrolase, whose amino-acid sequence MKKFKLFGFKFVFKLEKENKDDVQVYSESYNLKEKVVYILLIMAVLSFSAKFHLFFNHNSYKKGSIVKEDIYAPQTIKYNDVAKREAIIEELILTSKKEYIHVPEVEVSHYNGMKNFYDQIIALKKGTKIDFNYKIIEENLEKDINKNLVKEISKLSTRKITAQRDSLLKLLSEIYESKVVKEDGIITIKDEEREKIEKLTPLEQKVLHTFIVPNYIFDKEKTKEEIEKKTSKIGEQIVEVHAGSVVAKKGEVLSDKKLELLSAVGIYSYGESVTRLVMNIMYLFIISFISYQTLYRTFKKEILKKNTYRAVLILITGAFFILRFLSNEYMFIVPFEVVFFMLGILVNPKFAFTMTLISLGFLMPILDYNLIYFFIYLFAVVLGTILLKDIKTRSQLINLGVQLSIVKFILFFILSYFIDTMNVSVVMKAGQIIIAGILSGMVSIALVPYFERTFNILTRFKLLELGDLSHPLLRDLSVKTPGTFYHSMMVATLSEAAADAIGADSIFTRVASYYHDIGKMKRPKFYVENQEGGVNPHNAISPFLSALIIAAHTKEGAELGKEYQIPKEIRDIMYEHQGTTLLAYFYNKAKQLDENVQEEDFRYSGPKPKTKESAIIMLADSIEAAVRSLDEKTPITIEAMIRKIIAGKMGDGQLSDADLTFKEIETIIKVFTKTLMGIHHVRIKYPGQK is encoded by the coding sequence ATGAAAAAATTCAAGCTTTTCGGTTTTAAATTTGTCTTTAAACTTGAGAAAGAAAATAAAGATGATGTTCAGGTTTATTCAGAGTCATATAACCTCAAGGAGAAAGTAGTATATATTCTTCTTATTATGGCTGTTTTATCTTTCAGTGCCAAGTTTCATCTTTTCTTTAACCACAATAGTTATAAGAAAGGAAGTATAGTAAAAGAGGATATCTATGCACCACAGACAATAAAATATAACGATGTGGCAAAAAGAGAAGCAATAATAGAAGAACTTATTCTTACTTCAAAAAAAGAGTATATTCATGTTCCTGAAGTTGAAGTTTCTCATTACAATGGAATGAAAAACTTCTACGATCAGATTATTGCTCTTAAAAAAGGGACAAAAATAGATTTCAATTATAAGATAATAGAAGAAAATCTTGAAAAAGATATAAATAAAAATCTTGTAAAAGAAATTTCTAAGCTGAGCACAAGAAAAATTACAGCTCAGAGAGATTCTCTTTTAAAGCTTCTTAGTGAAATATATGAAAGTAAAGTTGTAAAAGAAGATGGAATTATAACAATAAAAGATGAGGAAAGAGAAAAGATAGAAAAGCTTACCCCTCTTGAACAAAAAGTGCTTCATACTTTTATTGTTCCAAATTATATTTTTGATAAAGAAAAAACTAAAGAGGAGATAGAGAAAAAGACTTCCAAAATAGGAGAACAAATAGTTGAAGTTCATGCAGGAAGTGTTGTTGCTAAAAAAGGAGAAGTTTTAAGTGATAAAAAACTTGAACTTTTAAGTGCTGTTGGAATTTATTCTTATGGGGAAAGTGTAACAAGACTTGTAATGAATATTATGTATCTTTTTATAATCTCTTTTATATCTTATCAAACACTTTACAGAACTTTTAAAAAAGAGATTCTTAAGAAAAATACTTACAGAGCTGTTTTGATTCTTATAACAGGTGCTTTTTTCATTCTTAGATTTTTAAGTAATGAATATATGTTCATAGTTCCTTTTGAAGTAGTATTTTTTATGCTTGGTATTTTAGTAAATCCAAAATTTGCTTTTACAATGACACTTATTTCTCTTGGATTTTTAATGCCTATATTAGATTATAATCTTATATATTTCTTTATATATCTTTTTGCAGTTGTTTTAGGAACAATTCTTTTAAAAGATATAAAAACAAGATCACAGCTTATAAACTTAGGTGTTCAGCTGTCAATAGTTAAGTTTATACTATTTTTTATATTAAGTTACTTTATAGATACAATGAATGTTTCAGTTGTAATGAAAGCAGGACAGATTATTATAGCCGGAATACTTTCAGGAATGGTAAGTATAGCTCTTGTTCCTTATTTTGAAAGAACATTTAATATACTTACAAGATTTAAACTTCTTGAACTTGGAGACTTATCTCATCCTCTGCTTCGTGATCTTTCAGTTAAGACACCAGGAACTTTTTATCACTCAATGATGGTTGCTACACTTTCTGAAGCTGCAGCAGATGCCATAGGGGCAGATTCAATATTTACAAGAGTAGCATCATATTACCATGACATAGGAAAGATGAAAAGACCTAAGTTCTATGTTGAAAATCAGGAAGGAGGAGTAAATCCTCATAATGCAATATCTCCATTTTTAAGTGCTCTTATAATTGCTGCCCATACAAAAGAGGGAGCAGAGCTTGGAAAAGAATATCAGATTCCAAAAGAAATAAGAGATATAATGTATGAACATCAGGGAACAACTCTTCTTGCATATTTCTATAATAAAGCAAAACAGCTTGATGAAAATGTTCAAGAGGAAGATTTTAGATATTCAGGGCCTAAGCCAAAGACAAAAGAATCAGCAATTATCATGCTTGCTGACTCAATAGAAGCAGCAGTAAGAAGCTTAGATGAAAAAACTCCTATAACTATAGAAGCGATGATAAGAAAAATTATTGCAGGAAAAATGGGAGATGGACAGCTTTCAGATGCAGACCTTACATTTAAGGAAATAGAAACTATAATAAAAGTATTTACAAAAACTCTTATGGGGATTCACCATGTGAGAATAAAATATCCAGGACAAAAATAA
- the ybeY gene encoding rRNA maturation RNase YbeY, with amino-acid sequence MNLDLGINIDTYENEINFEEVEKYVTEVLNREYSSDKEVYISVLLTGNDEIQTVNRDFRGKDMPTDVISFAYHDNDEGDTGIFDTLGDIIISLERVNEQRKDYNHSFKREFYYVLTHGLLHLLGYDHMEEEEKKVMRAKEEEILTHYGYTRDI; translated from the coding sequence ATTAATTTAGATTTAGGAATAAATATTGACACATATGAGAATGAAATAAATTTTGAAGAAGTTGAAAAATATGTGACAGAGGTATTAAACAGAGAATATTCAAGTGATAAAGAAGTATATATATCAGTTCTTCTTACAGGAAATGATGAAATACAGACTGTAAACAGAGACTTCAGAGGAAAGGATATGCCTACAGATGTTATCTCTTTTGCATATCATGACAATGATGAAGGAGATACAGGAATATTTGATACTTTAGGAGATATAATTATATCTCTTGAAAGAGTTAATGAACAGAGAAAAGACTATAATCACTCTTTTAAAAGAGAATTTTACTATGTGCTTACTCACGGACTTCTTCACCTTCTTGGTTATGATCATATGGAAGAGGAAGAGAAAAAAGTTATGAGAGCTAAAGAGGAAGAAATTTTAACACATTATGGATATACAAGAGACATTTAA
- a CDS encoding lipase family protein has product MQTSKEYLLFSILSYYNLTDEVKGQFLINSLEGIDFGRSISTNANLFRDDAYGRCTEYFMNELESWKIYDIDNRTGSGGNGKSKSSFFAIVFNKGDEYVISYRGSETYPFEEAYRDFIETDLRIGMGKKPLQFWEGLEVFEDLLSKGILFENISITGHSLGGGIAQFAAVMLYKKYKKVPRVCTWNAVGINRDGIIGVEDFIDYEKILDSCHMTEEEKEIFKDFKESYLEFFLKELKKYKVIKDNRTVLIDKYSTFYFQIDDVFVEALSKQTNFKEILNKLSLERRRELLLNEEIIDKLFQIDNLTELLYEAVGFIKILNENKVFENNVVNFCHSKDLVSFLFPHIGTTYQADLNFMKKDAGKSSFFRNFSIFKKSVQSYHFEDVFIPFITSSGAFADFLSINYISSVLRKVIYLEYTFTKEFLGLYFMRTEITEENFQNFKTSIINGIEKTGDDILYKDKAKAKIQLMDYEELKTLWEKTIEKIPSPYISQDIYDLIVFRKNYI; this is encoded by the coding sequence ATGCAGACTTCAAAAGAATATTTGCTTTTCAGTATTCTTTCATACTATAACCTTACAGATGAGGTTAAGGGACAGTTTCTTATAAATTCACTGGAAGGAATTGATTTTGGAAGAAGCATATCAACTAATGCAAATCTTTTCAGAGATGATGCCTATGGCAGATGTACAGAATATTTTATGAATGAACTTGAAAGCTGGAAAATTTATGATATAGACAACAGAACAGGTTCAGGAGGAAATGGAAAATCAAAGTCTAGTTTTTTTGCAATTGTATTCAATAAGGGGGACGAATATGTAATATCCTATAGAGGAAGTGAAACATATCCTTTTGAAGAAGCATACAGAGATTTTATAGAAACAGATCTTCGTATAGGAATGGGGAAAAAGCCTCTTCAGTTTTGGGAAGGACTTGAAGTTTTTGAAGACCTTCTCTCAAAAGGAATTCTCTTTGAAAATATAAGTATTACAGGGCACTCTTTAGGAGGGGGAATAGCACAGTTTGCTGCTGTTATGCTCTATAAAAAATATAAAAAAGTTCCAAGAGTATGTACATGGAATGCAGTGGGAATAAACCGTGATGGTATTATTGGAGTGGAAGATTTTATAGATTATGAAAAAATTCTTGATTCATGTCATATGACAGAAGAAGAAAAAGAAATTTTTAAAGATTTTAAAGAATCTTATTTAGAATTCTTTTTAAAGGAATTGAAAAAATATAAGGTAATAAAAGATAACAGAACAGTTCTTATTGACAAATATTCAACTTTTTATTTTCAAATAGATGATGTGTTTGTGGAAGCTCTTTCAAAGCAGACAAATTTTAAAGAAATATTAAATAAACTTTCTCTTGAAAGAAGAAGAGAACTTCTTCTTAATGAAGAAATTATAGATAAACTGTTTCAAATAGATAATCTTACGGAACTTCTTTATGAGGCAGTTGGATTTATTAAAATTTTAAATGAGAATAAAGTATTTGAAAATAATGTAGTTAATTTTTGCCATTCAAAAGATTTAGTAAGTTTTCTTTTCCCACATATAGGAACTACTTATCAGGCAGACCTTAATTTTATGAAGAAAGATGCTGGAAAAAGCAGTTTTTTCAGAAATTTTTCTATATTTAAAAAATCTGTGCAAAGTTATCATTTTGAAGATGTCTTTATTCCTTTTATAACTTCTAGTGGAGCATTTGCTGACTTTTTATCAATAAATTATATAAGCAGTGTTTTAAGAAAAGTAATTTATCTTGAATATACTTTTACAAAAGAATTTCTAGGACTTTATTTTATGAGAACAGAAATTACAGAAGAAAATTTTCAGAACTTTAAAACAAGTATTATAAATGGAATTGAGAAAACAGGAGATGATATTCTCTATAAAGATAAAGCAAAAGCTAAGATTCAGCTTATGGACTATGAAGAATTAAAAACATTATGGGAAAAGACAATAGAAAAAATACCAAG